The following is a genomic window from Planctomycetia bacterium.
ATGGAGTTCCCCTGGTTTCCCTTCGACTGCACGCTGATGTGATTGTCGCTCTCGGGAAAGAACCCAAACGTGTCGAACTCGATCGCGATGCTTCGAGGAATGCCTTCGTAGCCCAGCCCGCTTCCGCCGTTGCCCAGAGCCGACGTCCCGTCATCCTGAATGACGAACGCGAACCCATCAGCCCCGAAGCTCCCGCTGCCGGAAAGCCGAAAGGTAAACGTCGTGTCGAAGCCGTCCGCGACGTGTGCCTTGGTCGACGTGTACCACGCGCTGCCGCTCTGATCGCCCGTGTTTGCCGCCAGCCGAAGCACATTGCCCGCCTGCGCCGCATCGTTGTTGAGCGTCAGCCCGGCGACACTCGCAAAGTCGGGATACGTGAAATCGCCCTTCACCCGCCCCTCGCACAGCCAGCTTAGCGCAGCAAAAGCCACCACGCAGCGGACGATCCGCGCGCAGCCACACCGATCAATAACTCGTGTCGTGTTAGACATGATTCCGCTCCGTGGTGGTCAGGCTCGCGCACGAGCAAGACCACACAGTTCGCCCGCCCGCCGGATGTCGGGGACCACGGCCGACCCGAGTCCCGGGAGAGCAACCTCCGGCGGCGCTCAATACCAGTACCCCCGGCGCCGCGAACTCTGCCCCGGAAATTATTATTCTCTTAAACTGTTCACAGATAATAAGTTACAGAGCAATTGCGGCCTTCAGCCATGCAAACCGGTTTCACCCAAACGGGGTAGCATGGGCCTCCGGCCCGTGTGTATCCCAATGATTTCGTGTGAACGGAAGTACCACGTTCGCACGAAAAGCGCGATAACGCTGCCTGTCTTTCGTGCAAGCACGTGCGATTCCACACCGACTTCGACCCCGTCGCCGTGTCGGTCAACGGCGCGAACGAGGAGCAAGTGTCGTTTATGCGATGAAAACCAAACGCCCATCCCGGGCTCGTATGCTCCCGGCATTCACCCTGGCCCCGTTGACCTTTGAATCTCATCACGATTTTTCTGAATTTTCACCCCAAATCGCGACCCGCCCCAACCCATGCCCACCACAAGTGTTGGCACAATTCCCGAAGGTCTTGTGTCACCTTATGTCACCTTCAGATTCGGCGGTCCCCGTAGCGTCCGGCGCCTCTGCCGGCCGTATGACACCGGCGCTCTCTGGACTGAAACCGCGCAGACTCACCGCCGCTCACTGTTTTGACTTTTTGACTTTTCGGCGTTTTGACGTTTCCCGGCCCGTCAAACCCCCGCCAGCTCCCGCACGCGCCGCTGATACGCCGGCCGCGGATCGGGATACGAAAACTTCTCCGGCAGTTTCCACTTCGCGAAAAGTTTCGCGTTGTCCGCCTCGATCAGCCCCATGTCCGCGCTTTTTCGCTCGTCGATCAGCTCCTCGTGATGAACCAGCGCCTCCCGGCAGCCGACCACGCTCAGCCCCGCCTCGCGCTGCACCTTCAGCGCCAGGTCCGGGTCCCACCCGCAGAAGTAATACCGCTCGTCGAGATACCCCAGCCGCTCCAGGAGGTCCCGCCGCAGCAGACCAAAGTTGGCGTACGGCGTCCCGCGCACGTTGTAGATGCTGTAGGCCTCCCCGTGATACTCAATCGTGTCCAGCTTGTTCCACTTCCGATCCTCGTTGTGATAAAACGCCACCATGCCGACGCCCTTCATGTCGGCTCGCTCGATCATTCGAACCGCCGCTTCCAGCGCACCCGGAAGGGGGTACGAATCATCGTTGAGCCACATGACATATTTGCCGGCCGCCGCCCGAAAGCCCTTGTTGTAGGCCTTCGTCGCTCCCTCGCGCTGTGTCTCGCGGATAAATCGGATATCCGGCTGAGCCTCAACCCACTCTTCCGTCCCATCCCCCGCCCCGCCGCCGACCACGACCAGTTCATACGCAATCCGCACATTCCCGCGAACCCGCGCAATGCACCGCTTCAGGTGCTCGCACCGGTTGTAGGTGGCGATGACAATGCTGACCAATGGCTGATCTCTTTCCAAATCGCTCATGGCACTTTACTCTCAAAAACCTGCGAAAACAGGAGTCTCCCCCGGCACAAAACGTATCGACCTCCGCAGGCCGTCTCCGATAGATATGAAAGGGCCGAGTCCCTGAATTTCCTCAATCGGCATGGAGGCCGGATGACCCAGACCGCAACCCTGAAAACGGCCGTTTCGCCTGCAAAGTCGCCCGCCAGTCCCCCGGCACAAACCTACGACGAGCTCTTCGAACGCGGCGACTATTACACCGTCGTCAATGGCGTCCTGCCGCTGGTCGGATCAGGCCCGACCGGTCTGCACGCCGCCATGCTCGCCTGCAAGTCGTACGTCGCCCTCGGCCTCATCGATGCCGCCCGCGAGATCATCACCCATCCGACCAGCCCCCTTTCGCAGATGCATGAGTTCCAGTCGCTGCTGCCCCGCCTCACCGAGATTCCCGGAAGTAAGATTTCGTGGGCTACGCTGACCGATCGCTTCGAGAAAAACCTCAGTACGCTGCTGAGTCGTCATCCGCATTTGGCCGTCCATGAATCCACCTTCCGCGGCATCCCCGACTGGCTGGAACTTCACCGCTGCCGGGACGGCAATCTCCAGGTCATGCAGCGAGACGACGCCGCACAGGGCCGATGGCTGCCGGGCCTGCTCGACCTGCGCCGGCTCAGTGCGGAAATCGCGATCCCCAACGAAGGCAAGCAGTTGACCTGCCCGCCGTACCTCATCACCGGCGATCACTTCGGCTGTCTCTTCAAAAGGGTGTTTGATTCGTCGAACCGGCTCTTCCTGACCTATTCCCCGTGGATTTATCTCATCGAGCCCGATCCGGCCTCGCTGGGGCTCTGCCTGTACACCGAGGAATCCGTGGACAAGTGGTGCCACGATCGTGTCATCATCCACGCCGGGCCGCGATGCGTCGAGGACTTCGCCGCCACCTGCCGGGCCAACCTCGAACAATGTCTGCCCGACTCGTGTCTCCATACGCCCTTCGCCCATCGCCCGGTGCTCGATGACCTGATTGCGGCCATCCATTCAATCAACCGCGAACAAGGTGAAGCCCTCAAGGATTCTCGCAAGGCCGCCCATTCTCATTATGATTCTGTTCCCGCAAACTACTGGGCGAGCCGCTACGATCCGAGCGATTGTGATGGCGTTCAGAAGCCCCTTCGCGTGCTGGGCATCACCAGCCGCTTCACCACCGTGCTCCAGTACTCCATGCGCGATCTGAAGGCCGCCTTCCAGCGCGCCGGCCACACCTTCGACCTGCTCATCGAGCCGACCGACGCCGATCAGCACACCCAGCTCGCCATGGCCCGCGCCGTCGAAAAGTCCCGCCCCGACCTGATCTTCCTCATCGACCACCACCGCCACGAATACGGCAGCCTGTTTCCCCAATCCGTCCCCTACGTCTGCTGGATTCAGGACATGTTGCCCAACATCACGACGTCTTCGGCCGCCGATCGTATGGGCCCTCGCGACTTCTTCATTGCGGCCGATCCCGCCGAGTTGACGCGTTCATACAACTACCCTGCCGATCGCGGAATGTGCTGGACACTTGCTACAAACCACCGCTTGTTCTCTTCCGAACCGCTTCCTGAGAGCGAACTGGCCCCCTACCGCTGCGACTTCTCGTTCGTCAGCAATCAATCGATGACCCCGGCAGCGTTCCATCAGGCCTACTCAGGCCGGCATGGGATCCCCGCCGCCAACCGTCGCGTCCTCGATTACCTCTTCCAGCGAGTCCAGAAGATCAATGTCGAGACGCCGGAAAAAGCGGGCGGATTGGTCGCCGGATCGCTCATCGCCGACATGGAGCGCGACCTGGGAGTCGCCCCGACCAGCATCGAACACCGCAACAACATCTGTCGGACCTACATTCACCCGCTCTCCGAGCTTTTCTTCCGGCAGACGACGCTCGAGTGGATCGCCGACTTCTGCGATCGCACCGGCAAGTCGCTGAGTCTTTACGGCAACGGATGGGAATCTCATCCCCGCTTCGCGCGGTACACCAGGGGCGCGATTCAAAACGGCACGGCCCTACGCGCACTGTACCAGGCAAGCGCTATCAGTCTGCAGATCATCGGCAGCGGCGCGATACACCAAAGACTGCTCGACGGCCTCGCCGCCGGCGGATTCTTCCTGATTCGCGGTACACCGATCGATACGATCCAGCACGCCTGCAGAAGGCTCGTTGAGTTCTTCGAGCAAGGCAGATTGAAAACGGGCAGTCCGATCGCCGCATCCGATGCGGAGCTTTGCGCCGTGCTGGAAGACCTGCGGCCCCTGCTCGGCGCACGCGACCATAAATCACCGTTGGTGCTCGGCAATGACGAACTAAACATGGTGCAATCGGCATTGGCATCGCGTGATCGCCGGTTCGCCTCCGCTGTTTTTCCGACCGAGTACCCGAAGGTCGTCTTTTCGAGTCGAAATGAGTTTGAAGCCTCGGCCGACCGTTATCTGTCCGACGCCGGTTGTCGACACTCAATCGCGGCCTCCATGCGGACCGTTGTCGAAAGCAGCTTCACCTACGACGCCCTCGTTTCCGACATTGGCACGTTTCTTGGCAACCACTTCGCTACACTTCGCGCATAAACTGCGCGTTCGCACCGATCGCCCCCTCAAGCACCCCTTCCCGGTTCTCCGATAAAGCCAACTGCGGCAGATAATTACAGACAATGCGGGGCCCTCGCTTTGCAGAAGATCGTCGGACTCATCACCGCCCGTGGAGGCTCCAAAGGCCTGCCGGGTAAGAACATCCGCCCGCTCGGCGGCAAACCGCTGATCGCATGGACGATCGACGCGGCCCGGCGCGCCGATTCCCTCGCCCGCGTCATCGTCTCGACCGACGACAAGGCGATCGCCGACGTCGCCCGCGAGTACGGCGCGGAGGTGCCCTTTATTCGCCCCGCCGAGTTGGCACAGGACCGCTCGCCGCACATCGACGTCGTCCTCCACGCGCTCGACGCCCTCGCCTCAGTCGACGGCGTTAGCACGGACGCCGTGATGCTCCTGCAACCGACGTCGCCCTTTCGCACCGCCGACGACATCGACGCCGCCGTCCGCCTCGCCCGTCAGAAAGGCGCCCCCGCCGTCGTCAGCGTCGTCGAGACCCACGACCACCCGTTTCTCGTCCGCCGGCAAAGCGCCGACGGTTCGCTCGCGCCGTTCGTCCCCTGTGACATCGCCTATCCGCGAAGGCAGGACCTCCCCCCTGCGTACGCCCTCAACGGCGCGATCTATCTCTGCGGCGTCGAGACGATCCGCAGACTACGAACCTTCGAGCCGCCCGGCACGCTGGCCTATGAAATGCCGCCCGAGCGTTCGCTCCAGATTGATACGCCCTGGGACTTTGACCTGTGCAGCATGATCGTCGCGAGTCAGTCGTCGCGGACAGCGCCGCCGAACCATCGAGGATGTCAAACGCTTGTCGCTGAATGATCTACATGCCATCCGTTCCTTGCGTGAACGCGAGAGCCATCTCTTCGATCGGCCCCACCGCGCCGAAGACGCCCAGCGCGTCCTGTTCTACAGCATGGACCCGTGGCAACTCGGCGTCTTCGAACAGTTCCTTCACCTTGCCGTCGAGCTTGAGGGACACGAGGCCGTGTCGGTCTATTTCGACGGCCTCCTGCCGCTTTGCGCCTGGGAGAACCAGGACATCCAGCCGCCACCGCACGAGGTTCTCCGCCGCCGATTCGAGTTCATGCACGATTGCTTCGGCATCAAGGGCCGCGGCATCTCCACCTACGTCGATGCGACGACCGCACGGCATTCCGCCGAGGAACTCGTCCGACAAACACCTGACGCGCAACTCATGGATATGCGGCACCGCGGCCTGCCTATCGGGAAGATCGCGCTTCGCGACCTCACTCAGTATTCGTTGGGCATGTTTGACCCGCGCACGCCGGAGGAATTCTCAGTCTATCGGCTGCACCTCATACACGCCGTCATGAGCGTCGATCTCGCCGATGCCATCCTGCTCCGCGAAAAGCCCGACATCGTCGTGCTCGTCAACGGCAAGTCGATCATGTACTCGTACATGTACGAACTTGCCCGCATGCGCGGGGTGAGTGTGACGACGTGGGAAGAAGGCGGCTACTTCGATGCCTCCGTGGTCCTGGCGAACGATGACCGCGCCATCGACTTCCCCGTCGATGAGGCAAGCTGGCAGGCCGCGCGTCAGCACACGCTGTCGGCAAGTGAGGTCGAGGCCGTTGATACCTACTTCGCCCGATGGAGAAGGCAGGAGGCGCGGTTCTACACCTATTACGAACGAGAAGAGACGGACTTTGAGCGCATCCGACGCGAGCTTGATATCCCGCCCGATGCGAAAATCGTTTCGCTTTTCACGAACATTATCTGGGACACCAACGCCCTTGGGAAAGACCGCGCTTTTGCCAGCATGTTCGACTGGATCTGTTCGACCATCGACTGGGCGGCGATGCGCCCCGACCACTGTTTGATCATTCGCGCCCACCCCGGCGAAACGCGCCTGTGCTTCAAGACGCGGACGCCGATCATCGAGTCCATCCAGGCTCACTACGCAGGGCGACTTTCGCAGAACGTGAGATTCGTCGCGCCTGACTCGCAGTTCAGCTCATACGAGATTGCCGCGCGGTCGGAGCATTGCGCCGTGTACACCTCGACGCTCGGCGCCGAGCTCAGTCTCATGGGAGCGAGCCCGCTTGTCTGCGGAACACCGTTCTACAGCGGCAAGTCACTCACCGCGGACATCAGCCTTCGCGAGCAATACTTTGCCATACTCGACGGTAAGATTCCCAAGCCGACGGTTGATACCGACAGCCTGCGCAAGCTGCTCCACGTCGTTATCTATCGACTGGTGAAGCGACCCGAGTTTTTCGTCGGCGTCCACGGACACCCGCAGAAGCCCCGCATCCAGATTGATAGCTTTGAGAACTTTCCCGACTCGATGCCAATCTTCGACGGGATCGTGAAGTCGATACTGCAGCGCCGGAGCTTCGTCGGCATCCCGGCCGGCGCTGCCGCCGTCAGGGAGATGGTGCCGGCATGACAACACTCTCCGCCGAAACCGCCGCGTGCCCGCGCGTCCATCGGGAAGTGACGCCCGACGGCGTCATCATCCACTACAACGATGCGCCGTCCTATCAGACCGAGCGCCGCACCATCTTCGATAATCGCATTTACGATTTCGCCACCGACGTCGCCCGGCCGCTGCTGATCGACGGCGGCGCTCACATCGGAATGGCGGCCCTTCGCTGGAAGCGACTCTACCCCGCCGCGAGGGTCATGTGCTACGAACCCGACGAGACCGCCTTCGCCTTCCTCAGCAAGAACATCCAGGCCAACCAACTGGCTGATGTCGAGCTGATTAAGGCGGGCCTCAGTGACCGCGACGGAGTAGTTCGATTCGTGCCCGACGGCTCTGATGGCGGCCGTGTCATCGGCAACGATACGCGCGACCACTCTGTCGCCCATTCGCAATCAGCCTGTTCTATTCGCACGGTCCGGCTCTCGTCGCTCCTCACCGAGCCGGTCGACATGCTTAAGCTCAACATTGAAGGCGAGGAGTGGCCCGTCCTTCGCGATCTGGAGCAATCCGGCGGACTCGGCCTCGTTCGACGGCTTATCCTCGAATACCACGGCTGGCCCGGGGGCAGGCAATGCCTTGGCGACATTCTCAATCTCCTCGACCGCGCGGGCTTTCGCTATCTGCTTCACGACTTCGACCGCGAGACGAATCCTTCCACCAAGCCGCCGTTTCGCCTGCGACCGAATTCACCATGGTTCTGCCTCGTCTACGCCGAGCGCCCCGATGCGAGGTCACCAGCGACGATTGACGCACCACAGGTTCGCACGCCGATCGACTGGGGTGAGCTACGCCGCATCACGCCGGTTAGCCGCACCTTTGGCTTCGATCGCGGGACGCCCATCGACCGGTACTACATTGAGAAGTTCCTTGCGGGCCACGCGCACGACATTCAGGGCCGCGTCCTCGAAGTCGGTGATGCAACCTACACCCGCCAGTTCGGGGCCGATCGCGTGACGCAGAGCGAGGTTCTTCACGCGGTGTCCGGCAATCGTCATGCGACGATCGTCGGCAACCTGGCCACCGGCGAAGGCATCCCCTGTAACGCTTTCGACTGCATGGTTCTTACTCAAACGCTCCTCTGCATTGAGGACGTAGGCGACGCTATCAAGCACGCGGCGAAGGCCCTGAGACCGCGCGGCGTGCTGCTTGCCACGCTGCCGGGGATCAGTCAGATCAGCCGCTACGACATGGACCGCTGGGGGGATTACTGGCGATTCACGACGCTCTCCGCCCGACGATTGTTTGAAGCTGAGTTCGGCGAGGCAAATGTCAGCGTGCAGGCGCACGGCAACGTGCTTGCCGCCACTGCTTTCTTACAGGGCATCAGCGTCGAAGAACTGTCTCCGTCGGAGTTGGACGACGTCGATCCAGATTACGAACTTCTCATCACCATCAGGGCTGTCAGGACAAAATGAAACGATCCCATAGAAAAGGCCCCCCGATCTCCGAGCCCCGCCGCTCTCCGGCAGGCAGTTGTCTGATCCTCCTGTATCATCGAATTGCCGAGCTCGACGCCGATCCGCAATTGCTCGCCGTGTCACCGCGGAACTTTCGCGAGCATCTGAAGATCATCCGCAGGCGCTTTAATCCCATCTCGCTCGACCGACTGCTCAGCGCCCACCCGGCACGCGACATTCCGCCGAACAGCGTCGTTGTGACCTTTGACGATGGCTACGCGGACAACTTTGAAATCGCCGCGCCGCTTCTTGGCGAATACAACATCCCCGCGACGATTTTTGTCACGCCGCGCGTCGAACCCGTGGTCCGAGAGTTCTGGTGGGACGATCTCGAACGCATCGTCCTGACCGCCCCGCGCGTTCCGGCCGATCTGCGTCTGGAATGCGGGGGGGCCGTTCACGAGTGGCACATCGCCGACGGATCGAATGATAGACCGTCAGAATCCGGCTGGAACGTTCTTTCCCGCGAGCCGGTCAGCGAGCGGCAGGGCCTGTACCTGTTTCTCTGCCATCTCCTGCGCCCGATGCGCGACGATCATCGATCGAGCACGATCGACGAGCTTCGCGCGTGGGCCGGTGCGGCGGAGATCATCCGACCGTCGCATCGATCGATGTCGCACGAACAGATTCGCGCGGCGGCCGGACATGATCTGATCGAAATCGGGGCCCACACGCTCACGCATCCACAGCTCAGTACGCTCAGCGTAAATCGCCAGTTGGACGAAATCCTGGGAAGCCGAAGCGAGTTGGAGCGCATCATCGCGCAGCCCGTCACCAGTTTTGCCTACCCGTTCGGCTGCCGGGGCGACTTCGGCGAAGAGTCGGCGGCGATGGCGCGGTGCGCGGGATTCCATTGTGCCTGTGCCAACTCCGGAAAGCCGCCGGTCTCTGCCGCGAGAGTCACCGCCGATGCCGACGTCTTTGCACTGCCGCGGGCGATTGTCCGTGACTGGGACGGCGCCGAGTTTCACGCACGGCTCCTAAAGGCACATGGCGAAGAGTCAAGAAAGCCGCAATTGAGCTATGCCGCGCGAGCTTAGCATTCTTCAGGTCAGCACGGCCGACGTTCTTGGCGGCGCGGAGGCGATTGCGCGGAATCTTCACGTCGCTTATCGCCGTCTGGGCCACGACAGTCACATGGCCGTGGGTCGCAAACGCTCCGACGACCCAGACGTTCATCGAATCACGCATCACAAGGGCGAAGCCACGAGTCTCCGTCGGCGGATTGCATGGGGACTGCACGCCGCAATGCAACCTCACTTCCACAAGATTCCCGGAGCCCGATTGATGGCCCCTGTCCTGCAGTCGCTCGCCGAGCCGTCCGGCTGGCTGGGGCGCCGTCGCGGCATCGAGGACTTCAACTTTCCCGGTTCACTTCAATTGCTCGATCTGCCGCCTCGTACGCCGAAAGTCGTTCATTGCCATAATCTGCACGCCAACTATTTCGACCTTCGAGCGCTGCCGGGGTTGAGTCGCCGAGTACTGGTCATCCTTACACTTCACGACGCATGGCTGCTTGCCGGCCACTGCGCTCACTCTTTCGATTGCGATCGCTGGCGAACCGGCTGTGGACAATGCCCCGACTTGTCCATTTACCCTGCGGTTCGGCGCGACGCCACCGCCGAGAATTGGCGGCGAAAGGCCGAGGTGTTTGCTCAGTGCAGAGTTTGCGTCACCGCGCCCTGCGATTGGCTCCTTCAAAGAGCGAAGCAGTCCATGCTTGCCCCGGCCATTGCCGATGCGCGAGTCATTCCTAACGGCGTTGATACCTCCATCTTTCACCCCGGCGATATGCAGGCGGCTCGCCGGGCCCTGGGTCTACCGATGGACGCCGCCATTCTGCTCTTTGTCGCACAGTCTCCCGGGCAGAATCCCTTCAAGGACTTTGCGACGATTCGTCGCGCCATCGGCCAACTCGCTACCCAACCGCTTGAGCGACCGCTGCTCTTTCTCGCACTCGGCGGAAGCGGTCGGCCCGAACGAATAAATGGCGCGGAGATTCGCTATATCCCTGCACAAGCCGATGCCATGACGGTCGCCGATTACTACCGCGCCGCGGATCTTTACCTTCATTCCGCCAGGGCGGACACGTTTCCCAATACGATCCTTGAGGCCCTTGCCTGTGGCCGCCCTGTCGTCGCAACGGCTGTCGGTGGTATTCCGGAGCAGATTATCTCGCTTGTGCCATGCGGCTCGGCGACCACGGGCGAAGCCATCGACGATGCCACTGGTGTGCTTGTCGCCGCAGGAGATGCGGACGGTCTGGCACACTTCTCGGCGACGATCCTCGGCAATAGGCAACTCGCGATTCGCCTCGCCGGCAGCGCCGCAAAAGACGCGTCCTCGCGATTTTCCCTCGATCGCCAAGTCGAAGCGTTTCTCGCGCTCTATCGAGAACTCCTCGATCCGCCCCCGAGCCGTCGGCCGTCCTCGCCCATGCCTCGCGCCGAACTGATTCCCGCGCATACCAGATAAATATTTTTGTATCTACTTCGCCAGCAATTCCAATCCGAACCTGAGCAGAATCGTGTAAGCGAACAATCCCGCAACCAGCGACGACATGACACCCACGAAGGCCGCCCGCGGAAGCTTCAGGTATCGCCGCAGCGCCGTCGTCAGCAGCACCGCGTACGCCACGAACAAGAGACTCACGCCACCAGACAAGACCATCCACTGCCAAGGCGGCGCTCGATCGAAGAGTACTTCGCTGGGAACTAGCGGCACCTGCCCCACAAACATGCCCCGCGGCAGCAACACCACAAACGCCATGAGCACCAGCGAAGCACACGCAACGAGCGGCGGCGCGACATATACCACGACGCGCAAGAGCTGGATGCTCCGCACTCGGCAACGCCCCAGCGTCTGCTGCATGACAA
Proteins encoded in this region:
- a CDS encoding glycosyltransferase family 2 protein, with the translated sequence MSDLERDQPLVSIVIATYNRCEHLKRCIARVRGNVRIAYELVVVGGGAGDGTEEWVEAQPDIRFIRETQREGATKAYNKGFRAAAGKYVMWLNDDSYPLPGALEAAVRMIERADMKGVGMVAFYHNEDRKWNKLDTIEYHGEAYSIYNVRGTPYANFGLLRRDLLERLGYLDERYYFCGWDPDLALKVQREAGLSVVGCREALVHHEELIDERKSADMGLIEADNAKLFAKWKLPEKFSYPDPRPAYQRRVRELAGV
- a CDS encoding acylneuraminate cytidylyltransferase family protein, yielding MQKIVGLITARGGSKGLPGKNIRPLGGKPLIAWTIDAARRADSLARVIVSTDDKAIADVAREYGAEVPFIRPAELAQDRSPHIDVVLHALDALASVDGVSTDAVMLLQPTSPFRTADDIDAAVRLARQKGAPAVVSVVETHDHPFLVRRQSADGSLAPFVPCDIAYPRRQDLPPAYALNGAIYLCGVETIRRLRTFEPPGTLAYEMPPERSLQIDTPWDFDLCSMIVASQSSRTAPPNHRGCQTLVAE
- a CDS encoding polysaccharide deacetylase family protein, with protein sequence MKRSHRKGPPISEPRRSPAGSCLILLYHRIAELDADPQLLAVSPRNFREHLKIIRRRFNPISLDRLLSAHPARDIPPNSVVVTFDDGYADNFEIAAPLLGEYNIPATIFVTPRVEPVVREFWWDDLERIVLTAPRVPADLRLECGGAVHEWHIADGSNDRPSESGWNVLSREPVSERQGLYLFLCHLLRPMRDDHRSSTIDELRAWAGAAEIIRPSHRSMSHEQIRAAAGHDLIEIGAHTLTHPQLSTLSVNRQLDEILGSRSELERIIAQPVTSFAYPFGCRGDFGEESAAMARCAGFHCACANSGKPPVSAARVTADADVFALPRAIVRDWDGAEFHARLLKAHGEESRKPQLSYAARA
- a CDS encoding FkbM family methyltransferase; translation: MTTLSAETAACPRVHREVTPDGVIIHYNDAPSYQTERRTIFDNRIYDFATDVARPLLIDGGAHIGMAALRWKRLYPAARVMCYEPDETAFAFLSKNIQANQLADVELIKAGLSDRDGVVRFVPDGSDGGRVIGNDTRDHSVAHSQSACSIRTVRLSSLLTEPVDMLKLNIEGEEWPVLRDLEQSGGLGLVRRLILEYHGWPGGRQCLGDILNLLDRAGFRYLLHDFDRETNPSTKPPFRLRPNSPWFCLVYAERPDARSPATIDAPQVRTPIDWGELRRITPVSRTFGFDRGTPIDRYYIEKFLAGHAHDIQGRVLEVGDATYTRQFGADRVTQSEVLHAVSGNRHATIVGNLATGEGIPCNAFDCMVLTQTLLCIEDVGDAIKHAAKALRPRGVLLATLPGISQISRYDMDRWGDYWRFTTLSARRLFEAEFGEANVSVQAHGNVLAATAFLQGISVEELSPSELDDVDPDYELLITIRAVRTK
- a CDS encoding glycosyltransferase codes for the protein MPRELSILQVSTADVLGGAEAIARNLHVAYRRLGHDSHMAVGRKRSDDPDVHRITHHKGEATSLRRRIAWGLHAAMQPHFHKIPGARLMAPVLQSLAEPSGWLGRRRGIEDFNFPGSLQLLDLPPRTPKVVHCHNLHANYFDLRALPGLSRRVLVILTLHDAWLLAGHCAHSFDCDRWRTGCGQCPDLSIYPAVRRDATAENWRRKAEVFAQCRVCVTAPCDWLLQRAKQSMLAPAIADARVIPNGVDTSIFHPGDMQAARRALGLPMDAAILLFVAQSPGQNPFKDFATIRRAIGQLATQPLERPLLFLALGGSGRPERINGAEIRYIPAQADAMTVADYYRAADLYLHSARADTFPNTILEALACGRPVVATAVGGIPEQIISLVPCGSATTGEAIDDATGVLVAAGDADGLAHFSATILGNRQLAIRLAGSAAKDASSRFSLDRQVEAFLALYRELLDPPPSRRPSSPMPRAELIPAHTR